The DNA window TTTGCAGCCAAACAAACCATTGCTTGTCACCGTGGAAGCGAAAACAATGTACTCAGCAGATTTTACCAAACTGCTATAAAATTCAACTATGATATTATTGTAAGGGTAACTTCCGACTGCCCCTTAATAGATCAACATCTTATTCGAAATGCTGTGGAAAAATACATGCAATTCAACAACCCCAATTTATATATTAGCAATAGTATTGAACGGACATTTGCAAGAGGTTTTGATTTTGAAATATTTTCATTTCAATTGTTAGAAGATGCCTTCAAAAATGCGACTGACAAATCAGATCTGGAACATGTTACGCCTTACATTTGGAAAAACAAATCTGGAAAAACTGATTTCTATTTCATAAAACAAACCACTGACAACAGTCACCTCAGAATAACAGTGGATACATCCGAAGATTTTGAATTAATCAAAGTTTTAATTGAAAAACATCAGGCAGATACATTACCTTATTCAGAAATAGAAACTATTCTATTGAAGCACCCTGAACTGGTTGCTTTGAACGCACACATCGAACAGAAAAAAGCTTAACAACATGGCAAAAGAACTCAATATCGACAAAGCAAGTTTTGAAAGAGACGGATATGTTGTGGTGAAAAACGTTTTCACAGCAGAAGAAATTAACACCTTGCGAAAAGAAGCATATCAACAATACGAAATCGACAAAGAGAAAAAGTTGGACTTTCTGGTTACCAACATGAAAACAAAAGCGAAATACACTCGTGGAGATTTATTGAGCAAAGAACTACTGCGTCATGCGTTATTAGACGAACGTATTTTAAAAATTGCAAAAACCATTCTAGGAAAAATGAAATAATCTATTTTGGAGACAGTTCATATCAAATTGGAACGGGAACACGTGGCTTTCACCGCGATTGCATCGACCGCACAAATTTGGATGGACCAGATTGGCAAGGTGAGTATACGTTGGTGCGATTAGGAATTTATTTGCAGGATCATAAAAATTATAGCGGAGGATTAAAAATAAAATTGGGAACCCACAAACAAGCTGACGGAAAACCAGTTTTTGTAGACAGCGAAGTGGGTGATGTTGCAATCTGGAGTTTAAAAACCGTTCACAGTGGAAATGCTGTACGACTAAAATTATTTCCGAATTATTCAATCAACACTTCGGGAAAAGAAAATATAATTCCAGAATTTCTTAAAAAAGATCAGCAGCACGAACGGATTTCTTTATTCATGACGTATGCTTTAAAATCCAGTCATTTAGACCGTTACATCAACGAGTATACATTAAAAAGAAAAGACACAATTGAACATGCGAAAGCATCTAAGTTCGATGATTCGGTAGTTTCATTGGCCAAACAAAGAGGCGTAGAGATTCTGAAACCAATCCCCGAATACGGTGGTTAATTTTTCAACGACATGCAGTTCAAAATGAAACGTAAAATAATATTTCGCGCTGATGGTGGAAAGTCAATCGGAATGGGGCATGTTGTTCGAAGTTGTGCATTGGCAGCAATGTTGAAAGATAATTTCACTATTGTTTTTGCCATCCAACAGCCGATTGAAAGCGTTTTGAAAACAATTCATTCTGTAACAGAAACGATTCTGCACCTTCCGCTTACCGAAGATTTTGATCAGGATGCTGTCAACTTCTCAGAGTTTTTGGAATCAACGGATATTGTTGTTTTGGATGGTTATAACTTTAAAACCGATTACCAAAAAACGATTCAAAAAAAAGGCTGTAAATTACTTGTAATTGATGATCTTCATAGCTGGCATCACTTTGCTGATGCAATTTTAAACCATGCAGACGGAATAAAAGAGTCGGTTTATTCAAAAGAAAATAACAGCAAACTCTATCTTGGTTTAGATTATGTTTTGTTACGCAAACCATTTTTGGAAAATACCTCAGAAACAAGAAAAATAAGTGCTGTTAAAAAAGCATTTATCAGTATGGGAGCTGCGGATATAAATAATCTGACACAGAAATTTACTGAAGGACTTATTCAAATAAAGGAGATTGAAGAAATACATCTCATGCTGGGTTCCATCAATCCAAACCTTACAAGCATTGATACTCTCATTGCAAACAATAAACAAATTAAAATAATCAAACACTTTGAAATTTCGGCTGAACAATTAGCTGACTTGCTAAAAAAGTGCGACATCGCTATTTGTCCTGCCAGCAGCATCTCACTTGAATGCTGTGCAATTGGAATCGGATTGATTTCCGGCTACACTGCCGAAAATCAAAAAGGAATACTTCAGGGATTGGCAAATAAAAATGTCATTCTCAATTTAGGTGATTTTAATGAAATAGCAGTAGCAACAATTACTGCAGAGCTAAAAAGAATCGTTGACACGCCTCAACAATTAAATCAACTAATCGAAAATCAGAAAAAGTTGATTGACGGAAATTCCCCAGCAAGATTGCTAAAAATAGTTAAAGAGCTGATTTCCGAGAAAATACACTTTAGATTTGCAAAGGAAACGGATGTTGATGTTTATTACAAATGGACCAACGACCCTGCTGTGAGAATTAATTCATACAATCAGTCAGAAGTTACGTATGAAAATCATGTAAAATGGTTTCATTCGAAATTAGCTTCTCAGAATTGTTTTATGTATTATTTTTTAAACGAAGAAAACATTCCTATCGGGCAAATACGCATTGAGAAAGGTGAAAAAGAGACGGTAATCGGAATATCAATCGACTCGACACAGCGTGGAAAAGGCCTTGCAAGTAGAATGCTTAAAATGGCTTCTGAAGATTACTTAAAAAAGCATACCTTAGAAGTGATTACTGCATACATTAAAGTAGAAAACACATCCTCCTATCAGAGTTTTATTAAAGCTGGTTACGGGAACGAAGAGCTGGTTACCGAGCAAGGAAGTAAGAGTTATAAATTAATAAAAAAATCAGTTTAGAATGACTGACATAAAAATTGGAAACTACATCATAGGAAATGGCCACAAGCCATTTATCATTGCTGAAATGAGCGGCAACCATAATCAATCGCTTGACCGAGCATTGGAATTGGTAGATGCGGCAGCCGAAGCAGGTGCTCATGCATTAAAACTTCAAACGTACACTGCAGATACAATCACAATGAAAGGTGCAATGACCATTGACGATAAAAATTCTTTGTGGAATGGAAAGGAGCTACACGATCTTTACAAAATGGCTTATACTCCATGGGAATGGCACAAAGCAATATTTGACCGGGCAAAAGAAAAAGGAATGATTGCATTCAGCTCTCCCTTCGATGAGACTGCAGTAGATTTTTTAGAATCGCTGAATGTTCCCCTCTATAAAATCGCATCGTTTGAAAACACACATCACCCTTTATTGAAAAAAGTCGCTGCCACCGGAAAACCTGTTATCATTTCAAGTGGCGTAACAACTCGTGAAGACATTACAGAAAGTATCGAAGTATTGAGAAAAGCAGGTTGCAAAAACATTATTTTATTAAAATGCACCAGTACATATCCTGCAACTCCCGAAAACACAAATCTTTTAACGATTCCTGATTTCATAAATTCATTCAACTGTATTGTGGGATTATCCGATCACACCATGGGAGTTGGTGCGTCTGTTGCAGCTGTTGCATTGGGAGCAAGAGTAATAGAGAAACATTTTACGCTCAGAAGAGCTGACGGAGGTGTTGACAGTGCTTTTTCATTAGAACCGGAAGAATTGAAATCCTTGGTTGTTGAAACTGAACGAGCTTTTTTATCATTAGGAGAAATTCAAAAAGGAATTTTACCTGCTGAGGAAAAAAGCGTACAATTCAAGCGCTCCATCTTTGTTTCTAAAGACGTAAAAAAGGGAGAAATCTTATCTGCAGAAAATTTAAAAATTATTCGCCCAGCAAAAGGCTTAACACCAAAGCATTGGGATGAAGTGGTTGGAAAAACCGCAAAAGCAGATATAAAAGCTGGAACGCCTTTAAGCTGGGACTGCATCTAAAATTTAGGAATAAGGATTATTAAATAATTAAAGTAAATCCTAATTCTAAAAATCCTTAATCCGGAATTTCAAATGGGAATAATAGAAAAACAAGCTACAAAAAATGCCATCTACTCTTATTTAGGAGCAGGCTTAGGCTTTTTTACAGTTATGTGGATGGCGCACCTTTTAACTCCTGCCGAAAATGGCGCCAGAGGCTTGTTAATTTCCTACTCCGCTTTGTTTGCTCAATTTGCTAACCTAGGTTTTACTTCTGTGACCAATCGTTTTTTTCCTTATTTCAGAAATAAAGAAAAAGGACATCATGGATTTTTATTTTATGCCCTCATCATTACTCTCATTGGCTTTTTATTATGCTATATTGTTTTCATTTTTCTTCAACCACAACTCATTGAAAAAAGCCAGGAAAAATCTCCCCTATTTATTACATTTTTGTATTACCTAATGCCATTAACTTTTTTCACTGTATTCTTTAATATATTCGATAGTTACTTAAGAGCATGTTATAGCTCTGTTATTGGATCCTTTAGTAAGGATTTTTTACAAAGAGTGCTAATTCTCATTGTGCTGACGTTCTATTTTTTAAAACTAATCGACTTCAAAGTTTTTATTCTACTTTACATTGTTGTCACATGCTTATCAACTATCATATTGCTAGTTTATATCATTTTGCAAAAAGAATGGCATGTAAGACCTGTCCGCGGTTTTATGAGTAAGGAACTGAGAACAGAAATGGTGAAGCTGGGCACCTACTCCATCCTTGCGGGTGGCGCAGGAGCAGTAGTTCTTAACATTGATGCCATAATGGTTAATTCTATATTGGGTGAAGAAAAAACAGGAATCTATTCCATTGCTTTTCAAATCGGTACCATCATTTTAATTCCCGCGCGCTCGTTGTATCGTATCATGACCAGTATAGTAGCAGAAGCATTCAAAAA is part of the Bacteroidota bacterium genome and encodes:
- a CDS encoding glycosyltransferase family protein, which translates into the protein MTSSRLPGKIFKKINRKSLLQYHIERLQKTGFDIAIATTTNATDDVVADFAAKQTIACHRGSENNVLSRFYQTAIKFNYDIIVRVTSDCPLIDQHLIRNAVEKYMQFNNPNLYISNSIERTFARGFDFEIFSFQLLEDAFKNATDKSDLEHVTPYIWKNKSGKTDFYFIKQTTDNSHLRITVDTSEDFELIKVLIEKHQADTLPYSEIETILLKHPELVALNAHIEQKKA
- a CDS encoding phytanoyl-CoA dioxygenase family protein, encoding MAKELNIDKASFERDGYVVVKNVFTAEEINTLRKEAYQQYEIDKEKKLDFLVTNMKTKAKYTRGDLLSKELLRHALLDERILKIAKTILGKMK
- the pseG gene encoding UDP-2,4-diacetamido-2,4,6-trideoxy-beta-L-altropyranose hydrolase; translation: MKRKIIFRADGGKSIGMGHVVRSCALAAMLKDNFTIVFAIQQPIESVLKTIHSVTETILHLPLTEDFDQDAVNFSEFLESTDIVVLDGYNFKTDYQKTIQKKGCKLLVIDDLHSWHHFADAILNHADGIKESVYSKENNSKLYLGLDYVLLRKPFLENTSETRKISAVKKAFISMGAADINNLTQKFTEGLIQIKEIEEIHLMLGSINPNLTSIDTLIANNKQIKIIKHFEISAEQLADLLKKCDIAICPASSISLECCAIGIGLISGYTAENQKGILQGLANKNVILNLGDFNEIAVATITAELKRIVDTPQQLNQLIENQKKLIDGNSPARLLKIVKELISEKIHFRFAKETDVDVYYKWTNDPAVRINSYNQSEVTYENHVKWFHSKLASQNCFMYYFLNEENIPIGQIRIEKGEKETVIGISIDSTQRGKGLASRMLKMASEDYLKKHTLEVITAYIKVENTSSYQSFIKAGYGNEELVTEQGSKSYKLIKKSV
- the pseI gene encoding pseudaminic acid synthase, producing the protein MTDIKIGNYIIGNGHKPFIIAEMSGNHNQSLDRALELVDAAAEAGAHALKLQTYTADTITMKGAMTIDDKNSLWNGKELHDLYKMAYTPWEWHKAIFDRAKEKGMIAFSSPFDETAVDFLESLNVPLYKIASFENTHHPLLKKVAATGKPVIISSGVTTREDITESIEVLRKAGCKNIILLKCTSTYPATPENTNLLTIPDFINSFNCIVGLSDHTMGVGASVAAVALGARVIEKHFTLRRADGGVDSAFSLEPEELKSLVVETERAFLSLGEIQKGILPAEEKSVQFKRSIFVSKDVKKGEILSAENLKIIRPAKGLTPKHWDEVVGKTAKADIKAGTPLSWDCI
- a CDS encoding oligosaccharide flippase family protein yields the protein MGIIEKQATKNAIYSYLGAGLGFFTVMWMAHLLTPAENGARGLLISYSALFAQFANLGFTSVTNRFFPYFRNKEKGHHGFLFYALIITLIGFLLCYIVFIFLQPQLIEKSQEKSPLFITFLYYLMPLTFFTVFFNIFDSYLRACYSSVIGSFSKDFLQRVLILIVLTFYFLKLIDFKVFILLYIVVTCLSTIILLVYIILQKEWHVRPVRGFMSKELRTEMVKLGTYSILAGGAGAVVLNIDAIMVNSILGEEKTGIYSIAFQIGTIILIPARSLYRIMTSIVAEAFKKDDIKEVAALYRKSCNSQLAIGILLFIGVFVNIDNIMQLIPAEYASGKNVILILSLGYLIEMATGINQVIIANSKYYKYDTFFVFLMVGVVIIANLIFIPIYGIMGSAIATALTVSANNFLRFLFLKIKYNMQPYDLNSLKIILIAVVSILPSLFIPALNKYVDIVLRSGIVGGIFILLMLKTEATPELNNKIRKNLKRFL